The genomic window GCCATTAAATCTTTACCATCTGCTACAATTAACATAGCAGAGTCTAATACATACTGAAACCCTTGAGCTTTAGCTACTGCCTGAATTGCTGCGTCAGCATCATCAGCAATTGACTTTAGTAAATCGTACTCTTTCTTACTTAAGTCTTGATTCTTTTGTTGTTGGTATATAGCTAATGCTTGCTTCATGCCATCAACTTGTTTCTTACGCTTTATATTTTCTTCATCGGTTTGCGCTGCTGCTTCTGCATTATATTGCTTAACCAAATTTTCTATCTCCTTTAATTGGTCTTGAAATTCCGCCTCGTATGTATCAGCTAATTTTTGAACCTCTGCTTGTGCGTTAGCATAAGCTGGCATGGCTTTAATTAATTCCTCTTTATTAATATGTGCAATTTTATTTTGAGCAGATACAAAACTTGATGCTCCAATAAAAAGTGCAGTTGCAAATAATAATGATTTTAAATGTTTCATTTTTCCTAAATTGTATTTGTGTGTTATAATTATTAATTATTTTCTCCTTCTTCTTTCTTAGCCTTGGCTATAGAATCTCTTCGTTTAAGTTGTTTTTCACGTTCTTCACGTGCTTTTTTTCTTTGTTCTAATATTTTTTGTTTACGTTCTTCTAACGCTTTTCTTCTGTTTTCTCTATCTCTTGCCTTTATCTCTGCCGCTGTAAGTGGTTTTTTAGTACTTACAGAATCAGTCTTTTTAGCAGAATCTTTCTTTTTATCTGCAGAAGATTTAACAGCATTTTTTGCTTGTGATGTACTGTCTTTTTCAGTTGTTTTAACATCATCTTCATTGCTATTTCTAGCATCTAGT from Winogradskyella sp. MH6 includes these protein-coding regions:
- a CDS encoding OmpH family outer membrane protein; the protein is MKHLKSLLFATALFIGASSFVSAQNKIAHINKEELIKAMPAYANAQAEVQKLADTYEAEFQDQLKEIENLVKQYNAEAAAQTDEENIKRKKQVDGMKQALAIYQQQKNQDLSKKEYDLLKSIADDADAAIQAVAKAQGFQYVLDSAMLIVADGKDLMADVKAHLKL